One stretch of Buteo buteo chromosome Z, bButBut1.hap1.1, whole genome shotgun sequence DNA includes these proteins:
- the THAP1 gene encoding THAP domain-containing protein 1, translating to MVQSCSAYRCRNRYDKEKPISFHKFPLTRPDLCKKWEAAVKRKNFKPTKYSSICSEHFTPDCFKRECNNKLLKENAVPTIFCYTEPSEKLEEFAEQPEDPLPPPPPPPPPPPPPPPPPAAAPVLPPSPSTPSFHLSQIDARFVDPSIGLLMPPLQTPSNLAVFCDHNYTVEDTVHQRKRIQQLEEQVEKLRKKLKTAQQRCRRQERQIEKLREIVQFQKEKDILAGKGYVILPNDYFEVVEVPA from the exons ATGGTGCAGTCCTGTTCCGCCTACCGCTGCCGGAACCGATACGACAAAGAGAAGCCCATCTCTTTCCACAA GTTTCCTCTTACAAGACCTGATCTTTGCAAGAAATGGGAAGCTgctgttaaaaggaaaaacttcaaGCCAACCAAGTATAGCAGCATTTGTTCAGAACACTTTACTCCCGATTGCTTTAAAAGGGAATGCAACAACaagcttctgaaagaaaatgctgtgccCACAATATTTTGTTATACTGAACCCAGTGAAAAG CTTGAAGAATTTGCAGAACAGCCAGAAGATCCACTaccaccacctccaccaccaccaccgcctccaccacctcctccaccaccaccagcagcagctccagtaTTACCACCATCTCCATCAACTCCGTCTTTTCATTTGTCTCAGATAGATGCTAGATTTGTAGATCCAAGTATTGGATTATTGATGCCTCCTCTCCAGACCCCGAGCAATCTTGCTGTTTTTTGTGATCACAACTATACTGTAGAGGATACAGTTCATCAGCGAAAAAGAATTCAGCAGCTGGAGGAACAAGTTGAAAAACTGCGGAAGAAGCTCAAGACAGCGCAACAGCGATGCCGGCGTCAGGAAAGACAAATTGAAAAACTGAGAGAGATTGttcagtttcagaaagaaaaagacatattAGCAGGAAAAGGCTATGTGATTCTGCCCAATGACTATTTTGAAGTTGTAGAAGTACCTGCCTAG